The proteins below are encoded in one region of Winogradskyella helgolandensis:
- a CDS encoding TRAP transporter small permease yields MKTADILFTKVCKFMEMVLISIFGLLVIDVLLQVFSRYILNTSFTFTEELARFSLIWLSILGAAYLSAKREHLSMDFLYQKMGIKSQKKALMFIEICVFLFALCIMVIGGINLVYTTLHLEQLSGTLRIPLGYIYAILPASGLLMMCFSIYHFIKINTNDITD; encoded by the coding sequence ATGAAAACGGCAGATATTCTTTTCACTAAAGTATGCAAATTCATGGAAATGGTATTGATTTCTATTTTCGGATTATTAGTTATAGATGTATTACTACAAGTCTTTTCACGCTATATTTTAAACACCTCATTCACTTTTACAGAAGAGTTAGCCCGTTTTTCTCTGATTTGGTTATCTATATTAGGTGCCGCTTATCTCAGTGCCAAACGCGAACACTTATCTATGGATTTTCTCTATCAGAAAATGGGTATTAAATCTCAGAAAAAAGCCCTTATGTTTATTGAAATCTGTGTGTTTTTATTCGCGCTTTGTATTATGGTTATCGGTGGAATTAATTTGGTTTACACCACGCTGCATTTAGAACAGTTATCAGGAACCTTACGTATTCCTCTGGGCTATATTTATGCCATTTTACCTGCTAGCGGACTTCTTATGATGTGTTTTTCAATTTATCATTTTATAAAAATCAACACTAACGACATAACCGATTAA
- a CDS encoding TRAP transporter large permease — MSIEVISILVLFVSFFVLLMLKVPVAYSIGISTTLSLLLNIDKMPGLTTIAQRMNTGIDSFALLAIPFFVLAGEIMKQGGIANRLINFAKSLVASLPGGLAYVNVLSSMLFGAVSGSAIAATSAIGSIMTDPMEKEGYPRAFSAAVNITSSTTGLLIPPSNILIVYALASGGTASVAALFIAGYLPGILLGVALMAYIAFVAITRKFAKGERVPLSLIWTYFRKAFFSLLLLVVVVGGIVSGIFTATEASAIAVLYAGVLALIYGDVNFKDFPAILLTSAKTTAVIMFLICTSMAMSWLFSFEGIPELISGFLLEQFSNKIVIFLVINLVLLIIGTFMDMTPAVLIFTPIFLPVVVALGMDPVHFGIVLVLNLCIGLCTPPVGTILFVGSGVAKISVSKVIKPLLPFLLIMIAVLLLITYIPEISMFLPTLFGL; from the coding sequence ATGAGTATAGAAGTCATCAGTATCCTCGTTTTATTTGTTAGCTTTTTTGTGTTGTTAATGCTGAAAGTTCCTGTGGCGTATAGTATAGGAATTTCTACTACATTGAGTTTACTACTCAACATTGATAAAATGCCAGGTCTAACCACCATCGCGCAGCGTATGAACACCGGAATCGATAGTTTTGCGCTCTTAGCCATTCCGTTTTTTGTGCTCGCTGGCGAAATAATGAAACAAGGCGGAATAGCCAATCGGCTTATTAATTTTGCGAAGTCTTTAGTGGCTAGTTTACCTGGTGGTTTGGCTTATGTAAACGTCTTATCATCAATGTTGTTTGGAGCAGTATCAGGGTCAGCCATAGCCGCAACCTCTGCCATAGGAAGTATTATGACGGACCCTATGGAAAAGGAAGGTTATCCAAGAGCATTTAGTGCCGCTGTAAATATCACCTCATCAACAACAGGCTTATTGATTCCTCCAAGTAATATTCTAATTGTTTACGCTTTAGCAAGTGGTGGCACCGCTTCTGTTGCAGCCTTATTTATCGCGGGTTATTTACCTGGGATTCTGCTTGGTGTAGCTTTGATGGCTTACATAGCCTTTGTCGCCATAACTCGAAAATTTGCCAAAGGTGAACGTGTGCCGTTGTCTTTAATTTGGACTTATTTTAGGAAAGCTTTTTTCAGTCTATTATTATTAGTTGTTGTGGTTGGAGGTATTGTGTCAGGTATATTTACGGCTACTGAAGCCTCTGCTATTGCTGTTTTATATGCTGGTGTATTGGCCTTAATTTATGGTGACGTTAACTTCAAAGATTTTCCTGCCATATTATTAACAAGCGCTAAGACTACGGCTGTTATTATGTTTTTAATTTGTACGTCTATGGCGATGTCTTGGCTGTTTTCTTTTGAAGGTATTCCGGAATTGATTAGTGGTTTTTTACTCGAACAATTCAGCAATAAAATTGTCATCTTTTTAGTCATTAACCTTGTGTTATTAATCATAGGCACCTTTATGGATATGACACCTGCTGTACTTATATTTACCCCTATATTTCTACCTGTAGTAGTCGCTTTAGGCATGGATCCGGTTCACTTTGGAATTGTTTTAGTACTCAACCTTTGTATCGGCTTATGTACGCCACCGGTAGGCACCATTCTTTTTGTAGGTAGTGGTGTAGCCAAGATTTCCGTTTCAAAAGTTATAAAACCGTTACTGCCGTTTTTATTAATTATGATTGCTGTGCTGCTACTTATCACTTATATTCCTGAAATATCGATGTTTTTGCCTACTCTGTTTGGTTTGTAA
- a CDS encoding patatin-like phospholipase family protein, which yields MNIGLVLSGGGARGAAHIGVIKALEEHNIFPTHIAGTSAGAIVGALYAAGVPWSEILIFFKTIPLFHTKRFARKKPGFLNSENFYDDLKTFLPKDSFEDLKKPLFIPAANIIDGTSKIFSKGQLIKPIIASASFPGVFTPTEINGKFYVDGGTLNNFPVEPLKNKCDKIIGVCVNPLKTVNMKDLRHSYSVIERAYKIKVAAESSNKFPDCDMVISPQELVNYSTFGMSNMEAIFNLGYTSTLTALKDNQGLFMP from the coding sequence ATGAATATAGGATTAGTACTTTCTGGTGGAGGCGCAAGAGGTGCAGCGCATATTGGTGTTATTAAAGCATTAGAGGAACACAATATATTTCCTACACATATTGCAGGTACAAGCGCTGGTGCTATTGTCGGTGCTTTATATGCCGCTGGCGTTCCTTGGTCAGAAATTTTGATTTTTTTTAAAACTATTCCCCTTTTTCATACTAAAAGGTTTGCTAGAAAAAAACCTGGTTTTTTAAATTCTGAAAACTTTTATGATGATCTTAAAACCTTCTTACCGAAAGATAGCTTTGAAGATTTAAAAAAGCCTTTATTCATTCCTGCAGCCAATATCATTGATGGTACATCAAAAATTTTTAGCAAAGGACAACTTATTAAACCCATTATTGCTTCTGCCTCTTTTCCTGGTGTTTTTACACCTACTGAAATTAATGGGAAATTTTACGTTGATGGAGGCACCTTAAATAATTTTCCTGTTGAACCCTTAAAAAATAAGTGTGATAAAATTATTGGTGTTTGCGTCAACCCTTTAAAGACCGTAAACATGAAAGATTTAAGACATTCTTATTCCGTCATAGAACGCGCTTATAAAATTAAAGTTGCTGCAGAGTCCTCAAACAAGTTTCCTGATTGTGACATGGTAATAAGCCCTCAAGAACTAGTGAATTACAGCACTTTTGGTATGAGTAATATGGAGGCTATTTTTAATTTGGGATACACATCTACACTAACAGCTCTAAAGGATAATCAAGGCCTTTTCATGCCATAA
- a CDS encoding glutamate synthase-related protein, which translates to MEKPVVIAQVSALENKQPEHALVNGLDLVIVKFDDDISVLYGRCLHRGALMSDGHVDGHNLICGVHGWDYRVDSGVSEYNNKEVLHKFSTKIEGDDLFVDAFEIDAYLVNSPQPFNRDAYLGAYADTHPEDTEPYTSYIKELAQNGLKNIGHHGFSASMGVDRTTLPKWNDIQFLPAQLASRPLLDHEAVATKVVIGPKAKKPLELDMPLFVSDMSFGALSREAKIALSKGAQLAGTGICSGEGGMLPEEQASNSKYFYELASAQFGFSWDKLDNVQAFHFKGGQGAKTGTGGHLPGNKVSAEIAAVRGLKEGETAISPAANPNFHTVEDFKVFADKVRARTGGIPIGFKIAASHIEKDIQFALDVGVDYIILDGRGGGTGSAPTILRDHINVPTIPALARARAYMDKVGATDVTLVITGGLRVAEDFAKAMMLGADAIAVSNSALQAIGCLGMRACGSNNCPVGIATQKESLRSRLIIDASAKQLQNYFEASNDLIKVVARACGYDTISKFNQEDLSTYDRDMHQLTGINYAGII; encoded by the coding sequence ATGGAAAAACCCGTAGTCATTGCTCAAGTAAGCGCATTAGAAAATAAGCAACCAGAACACGCACTCGTTAATGGATTAGACTTAGTCATCGTAAAATTTGATGACGATATTTCCGTACTCTACGGAAGATGTTTGCATAGAGGAGCACTAATGTCCGACGGTCATGTAGATGGTCATAATTTAATTTGCGGAGTTCATGGATGGGATTATCGTGTTGATTCTGGAGTTTCAGAATATAATAATAAAGAAGTCCTTCATAAATTTTCGACTAAAATTGAAGGAGATGATTTGTTTGTAGATGCTTTCGAAATTGATGCTTATTTAGTCAATAGTCCACAACCTTTTAATCGTGATGCGTATTTAGGAGCCTATGCTGATACACATCCCGAAGACACAGAACCCTACACAAGTTATATAAAGGAATTGGCTCAAAATGGACTAAAAAATATTGGTCATCACGGATTCTCAGCTTCTATGGGAGTCGATAGGACGACGCTTCCTAAATGGAACGATATTCAGTTTTTACCAGCACAATTAGCATCAAGACCTTTATTAGATCATGAAGCCGTAGCAACTAAAGTTGTGATTGGACCAAAGGCAAAAAAGCCATTAGAATTGGATATGCCTCTTTTTGTAAGTGATATGAGTTTTGGTGCCTTATCTCGTGAAGCCAAAATAGCCTTATCAAAAGGAGCACAATTAGCAGGAACAGGAATTTGCTCTGGTGAAGGTGGTATGTTACCCGAGGAACAAGCGAGTAATTCTAAATATTTTTACGAATTAGCATCCGCTCAATTTGGTTTTTCTTGGGATAAATTAGACAACGTACAAGCCTTTCATTTTAAAGGCGGTCAAGGAGCAAAAACAGGAACAGGAGGACATTTACCAGGCAATAAAGTAAGTGCTGAAATTGCAGCAGTTCGCGGATTAAAAGAAGGAGAAACCGCAATTTCACCAGCTGCAAACCCAAATTTTCATACGGTTGAAGACTTTAAAGTATTTGCAGATAAAGTAAGAGCACGTACAGGAGGCATTCCTATTGGATTTAAAATTGCTGCAAGTCATATTGAAAAAGACATTCAATTTGCACTCGATGTTGGTGTCGACTATATTATTCTCGATGGTCGTGGTGGCGGAACAGGCTCTGCTCCTACTATTTTAAGAGATCATATTAACGTTCCAACCATCCCGGCATTAGCAAGAGCAAGAGCGTATATGGATAAAGTTGGTGCGACTGATGTCACTTTAGTTATTACAGGAGGTTTACGTGTCGCTGAAGATTTTGCAAAAGCCATGATGTTGGGAGCAGATGCTATTGCGGTATCTAATTCGGCATTACAAGCTATTGGGTGTTTAGGGATGCGTGCTTGTGGCAGTAATAACTGTCCGGTTGGAATTGCGACTCAAAAAGAATCGTTACGAAGCAGATTAATTATAGATGCTTCAGCTAAACAATTACAAAACTACTTTGAAGCAAGCAACGATTTAATTAAAGTTGTAGCACGTGCTTGTGGTTATGATACGATCTCTAAATTTAATCAAGAAGACCTTTCAACTTACGATCGCGATATGCATCAACTTACAGGAATTAATTACGCAGGAATAATATAA
- a CDS encoding Pycsar system effector family protein has product MGDKSKGKAEDHYLMEELNIDKDALKQLKKKLAKVAPRSERGVETLFRLLSKNQYTLNTMIDTKSNILISINALILSLILGTVMSQLSTDPHLIFPVVMILFTNLASIAFAIFATRPELVHGKSETKNLMFYGNFRDMEEVEYVNNITNLMNEGDELYKTIATDTYHLGKTIDRKFKLLRKSFNIFLIGIILSVIAFIGCHVFFGGMI; this is encoded by the coding sequence ATGGGAGATAAATCAAAAGGGAAAGCTGAGGATCACTATTTAATGGAAGAATTAAATATTGATAAAGACGCGTTAAAACAATTAAAAAAGAAATTAGCTAAAGTTGCACCAAGGTCTGAAAGAGGAGTAGAAACATTATTTAGATTATTATCTAAAAATCAGTATACTCTAAACACGATGATAGATACTAAATCAAATATTTTAATCTCCATAAACGCTTTAATTTTATCATTAATTCTAGGTACAGTAATGAGCCAATTAAGCACAGACCCTCATCTAATCTTTCCAGTAGTCATGATTTTGTTTACGAATCTAGCCTCAATTGCCTTTGCAATCTTTGCAACACGTCCAGAATTAGTTCATGGAAAAAGTGAAACGAAAAACTTAATGTTTTACGGAAACTTTCGTGATATGGAAGAAGTTGAGTACGTCAATAACATTACCAACTTAATGAATGAAGGCGATGAGTTATATAAGACCATTGCTACAGATACCTACCATTTAGGCAAAACGATTGACCGTAAATTTAAGTTACTTCGTAAATCGTTTAATATTTTTTTAATTGGTATTATTTTATCCGTAATCGCATTTATAGGGTGTCATGTGTTTTTTGGAGGGATGATTTAA
- the mce gene encoding methylmalonyl-CoA epimerase encodes MKKIEHIGIAVKDIEKSNSLFKALFGKEHYKIEDVESEGVKTSFFKCGPNKIELLQATDEDSPIAKFIEKKGEGMHHIAFAVDDIEKEIERLTKEGFTMIHKKPKQGADNKLIAFLHPKSTNGVLIELCQDIKD; translated from the coding sequence ATGAAGAAAATAGAACATATAGGAATCGCTGTTAAGGACATTGAAAAATCGAATTCCCTTTTTAAAGCCTTATTTGGAAAAGAGCATTATAAAATTGAAGATGTTGAAAGCGAAGGGGTAAAAACGTCATTTTTTAAATGTGGTCCAAATAAAATTGAATTGCTTCAGGCAACCGATGAAGACAGTCCGATTGCTAAATTCATAGAGAAAAAAGGAGAAGGGATGCATCATATTGCTTTTGCGGTTGATGATATTGAGAAGGAAATTGAACGCTTAACCAAAGAAGGTTTTACGATGATTCATAAGAAACCAAAACAAGGAGCGGACAATAAATTGATTGCTTTTTTACATCCAAAATCCACAAATGGAGTTTTAATTGAGTTGTGTCAAGATATAAAGGATTAA
- the rbfA gene encoding 30S ribosome-binding factor RbfA: protein MEEFTQRQKKIGGILQQDLAEVLQKAATDGGLRGVIISVSKVNVTTDLSVAKVYLSIFPNKEGETLLEGIKSNKPLIRHELAKRTRHQLRRMPQLEFFIDDSLEYIDGIERSLKGEDNPLENPDLLGKRKKS from the coding sequence ATGGAAGAATTTACACAAAGACAAAAGAAAATAGGAGGTATCCTCCAACAAGATTTAGCAGAGGTATTACAAAAAGCGGCTACCGATGGTGGTTTGCGTGGTGTAATCATATCCGTTAGTAAAGTAAATGTAACTACAGATCTGTCTGTGGCTAAAGTTTATCTTAGTATTTTTCCTAATAAAGAAGGAGAAACCTTATTAGAAGGTATTAAATCTAACAAACCTTTAATTAGACACGAATTAGCAAAACGCACACGTCACCAATTGAGACGTATGCCACAATTAGAATTTTTTATCGATGATTCACTAGAATATATTGATGGTATTGAACGTTCATTAAAAGGAGAAGACAATCCATTAGAGAACCCAGACTTATTAGGCAAGCGTAAAAAATCTTAA
- a CDS encoding ABC transporter permease, which produces MNFPLYIAKRYLFSKSSNNAINIMTLIASGGVIIASAALFIVLSVFAGLKDYSLNFSTFVDPDLKLIPSTGKSFQWSEKDNASLLKIEGIAVSSEIIEERIFIKTDNKNQIATLKGVDKNYSNVTSIDSMVTKGNWITPNSTEVVSGWGISNNLSFGVLDYIKPLSFYVPKVGKGQATSIQGYYNSVYVTNVGLFDINEQFNNNYVFSDIKLAKQLLSYKDDQRSAIEIKLNPDANEDLIRSQIETAFEGKFNIKNRAELNDALFKMLNTENLAIYLIFTLVIIIALFNVIGAIIMMILDKKKSLNTLFHLGAETKSIKSIFFLQGSLMTIVSGIIGVTIGLIIVFLQQSFELVMLTPDLAYPVRLSFFNAIVVLVTIFAFGIMASKIASQRITPSLIKS; this is translated from the coding sequence GTGAATTTCCCTTTATATATAGCAAAACGTTACCTGTTTTCTAAAAGCAGTAACAATGCTATTAATATAATGACGTTGATTGCTTCAGGAGGAGTGATTATTGCTTCAGCAGCACTATTTATTGTCCTATCTGTATTTGCGGGCTTAAAAGATTATAGTCTTAATTTTTCCACATTTGTCGATCCCGATTTAAAATTAATTCCTTCAACAGGAAAGTCATTTCAATGGTCTGAAAAGGATAATGCTTCCCTCTTAAAAATTGAAGGTATTGCTGTATCTTCTGAAATCATAGAGGAACGTATTTTCATTAAAACTGATAATAAAAACCAAATTGCCACATTAAAAGGCGTCGATAAAAATTACTCAAATGTTACTAGCATCGACTCTATGGTAACCAAAGGAAATTGGATCACTCCTAATAGCACTGAAGTTGTTTCTGGCTGGGGAATTTCTAATAATTTATCCTTTGGTGTTCTAGATTATATAAAGCCTCTTTCGTTTTACGTTCCTAAGGTTGGAAAAGGTCAAGCCACGTCTATTCAAGGGTATTATAATTCGGTTTATGTGACTAATGTTGGCCTATTTGATATCAATGAGCAGTTTAATAATAATTATGTGTTTTCAGATATTAAACTCGCTAAACAATTACTTAGTTACAAAGACGATCAACGCAGTGCTATTGAGATAAAATTGAATCCTGATGCGAATGAAGACCTTATCAGATCTCAAATTGAAACTGCCTTCGAAGGTAAATTCAATATAAAAAATAGAGCCGAATTGAATGATGCCTTATTCAAAATGTTGAATACCGAAAACCTCGCTATTTACCTCATCTTCACTTTAGTGATTATTATTGCCTTATTCAATGTTATTGGTGCCATTATTATGATGATTTTGGACAAGAAGAAATCACTCAACACCTTGTTTCATTTAGGTGCAGAAACCAAATCTATTAAGTCTATCTTTTTTCTACAAGGTAGTCTAATGACCATTGTAAGTGGGATTATTGGCGTTACAATAGGATTAATCATTGTTTTTTTACAGCAAAGTTTTGAGTTAGTAATGTTAACTCCAGACCTCGCTTATCCTGTTCGTCTTAGTTTCTTTAATGCCATCGTTGTTTTAGTAACAATTTTTGCTTTCGGTATTATGGCTTCTAAAATTGCTTCTCAACGCATTACACCTAGTTTAATAAAGAGTTAA
- the dusB gene encoding tRNA dihydrouridine synthase DusB produces MVKIGDIELPDFPLLLAPMEDVSDPPFRALCKEQGADVVYTEFVSSEGLIRNAAKSVMKLDIYEKERPVGIQIFGANMESMLQTIDIVEKSNPDIIDINFGCPVKKVVSKGAGAGILKDICLMEQLTAEMVKRTNLPVTVKTRLGWDHDSIKIVEVAERLQDVGCKAISIHGRTRAQMYKGDADWKPIAEVKNNPRMHIPVFGNGDVDTPEKAMLMRDSYGLDGAMIGRASIGNPWFFKQVKHFFETGEHLGPISLAERVEAARRHLQMAIDWKGEVLGVFETRRHYTNYFKGIPHFKEYRMKMVTSDDSKDVFAAFDEVLDKFSDYQFE; encoded by the coding sequence TTGGTTAAAATAGGCGACATAGAATTACCAGACTTTCCATTGCTTTTAGCACCTATGGAAGATGTAAGCGATCCACCATTTAGAGCACTTTGTAAAGAACAAGGAGCCGATGTGGTGTATACTGAGTTTGTATCTAGTGAAGGCTTAATCCGTAACGCAGCAAAAAGCGTTATGAAATTAGATATCTACGAAAAAGAACGGCCAGTTGGTATCCAGATTTTTGGAGCCAATATGGAAAGCATGTTGCAAACCATTGATATTGTCGAAAAATCGAATCCAGATATTATTGATATCAATTTTGGTTGTCCGGTTAAAAAAGTAGTATCAAAAGGAGCAGGAGCAGGTATTTTAAAAGATATCTGTTTAATGGAACAATTGACTGCCGAAATGGTAAAGCGTACTAATTTACCAGTAACTGTGAAAACTAGGCTAGGTTGGGATCACGATTCTATTAAAATTGTTGAGGTTGCAGAACGTTTACAAGATGTAGGTTGTAAGGCAATTTCTATACATGGTAGAACCAGAGCACAAATGTATAAAGGTGATGCCGACTGGAAACCGATAGCGGAGGTTAAGAATAATCCACGTATGCATATTCCTGTGTTTGGAAATGGTGATGTAGATACGCCTGAAAAAGCGATGTTAATGCGTGATTCTTATGGTTTAGATGGAGCTATGATTGGACGCGCATCTATAGGAAACCCATGGTTTTTTAAACAAGTAAAGCACTTTTTTGAAACCGGTGAACATTTAGGACCAATCTCATTAGCAGAACGTGTAGAAGCCGCTAGACGACATTTACAAATGGCTATTGATTGGAAAGGTGAGGTTCTTGGTGTTTTTGAAACCCGTAGACATTATACCAATTATTTCAAAGGAATTCCACACTTTAAAGAATACCGCATGAAAATGGTAACAAGCGACGACTCTAAAGATGTCTTCGCAGCTTTTGATGAAGTTTTAGACAAGTTTTCTGATTATCAGTTTGAGTAG
- a CDS encoding M28 family peptidase encodes MKKVLILFILVGFLSCKNEPKVAENNIKEDVAFLADDKLEGRQTGTQGEVLASEYLIKRFKAIGVQPKGTEGYLQSFSFKPKTDPHSEVEFTTNADSTITGHNVIGFIDNNAKTTIVIGAHYDHLGFGGEGSLYRGEDKAIHNGADDNASGVAVMLNLASRLKVKNDQSEIKDKNNYLFLAFSGEEMGLLGSNYFSKNPTLDAESINYMINMDMVGRMKADSTLAVYGTGTSPIFKQTLKSNNDKFKIVENESGVGPSDHTSFYLIDIPVLHFFTGQHEDYHKPGDDAEKLNYEGMDLISDYIYDIINDLDDNGELAFRKTKNESEETPRFKVGLGVVPDYLYDGKGMRIDGTREDTPAFNAGLQKGDVVTKLGDSTITDMMSYMRALSVFDNGDEADITVKRGQEEIATKVQF; translated from the coding sequence ATGAAAAAAGTATTGATTTTATTCATTTTAGTAGGATTTCTATCTTGTAAAAATGAACCTAAAGTTGCTGAAAACAACATAAAGGAAGACGTTGCATTTTTAGCTGATGATAAATTAGAAGGTCGCCAAACAGGAACACAAGGTGAAGTTTTAGCATCTGAATATCTTATTAAGCGTTTTAAAGCAATTGGAGTACAACCAAAAGGAACGGAAGGGTATTTACAGTCGTTTTCGTTCAAACCTAAAACAGATCCGCACAGTGAAGTAGAATTTACGACCAATGCAGACAGCACCATTACGGGTCATAATGTCATTGGTTTTATAGACAACAATGCTAAAACTACTATAGTTATTGGTGCACACTACGATCATTTAGGTTTTGGAGGTGAAGGGTCTTTATATCGTGGTGAAGATAAAGCCATACATAACGGAGCTGATGATAATGCGAGTGGAGTGGCTGTGATGCTAAATCTGGCAAGCCGGTTAAAAGTGAAAAATGACCAGTCTGAAATTAAGGACAAAAACAACTATTTATTTTTAGCGTTTTCTGGTGAAGAAATGGGATTATTAGGCTCTAATTACTTTTCAAAAAACCCAACATTAGATGCTGAATCGATCAATTACATGATAAATATGGATATGGTTGGCAGAATGAAAGCGGATAGTACTTTAGCGGTTTATGGTACAGGAACCTCTCCAATATTTAAGCAAACCTTGAAATCTAATAATGATAAATTCAAAATTGTAGAAAATGAAAGTGGGGTAGGTCCTAGCGATCACACGTCTTTTTATTTAATAGACATTCCGGTGTTACATTTCTTTACAGGTCAGCACGAAGATTACCATAAACCAGGTGATGATGCTGAAAAGTTGAATTACGAAGGCATGGATTTAATTTCAGATTACATCTACGATATTATTAACGATTTGGATGATAATGGAGAATTGGCATTCCGAAAAACAAAGAATGAAAGTGAAGAAACACCACGTTTTAAAGTGGGGTTAGGAGTGGTTCCAGATTATTTATACGATGGAAAAGGCATGCGAATAGATGGCACTCGCGAAGATACACCAGCTTTTAATGCAGGTTTACAAAAAGGAGATGTAGTCACTAAATTAGGGGATAGCACTATTACAGATATGATGAGTTACATGCGTGCCTTATCTGTTTTTGACAACGGTGATGAAGCTGATATTACCGTGAAACGTGGACAGGAAGAAATTGCAACTAAAGTTCAGTTTTAA
- a CDS encoding TolB family protein, whose product MNRIIAVLILLVTFSSCKNDRSKTSDGTVETTSGATKKYDSLIYPEETYFKSMRQVTYGGDNAEAYWSFDDKQLVFQSNNVKWDVECDQMFIMDANQTFTDSIAPPMVSTGKGRTTCSYFMPDNKHIIYASTHLGDDACPDTPMKRNGKYIWPIYDTYDIFVADLEGNIVSQLTNEVGYDAEPTVSPKGDKIVFTSTRSGDLELYTMNLDGSDVKQITNELGYDGGAFFSPDGSKLIFRSSRPKTEEEIKEYKDLLAEGLVQPTQMELYICNADGSDLRQLTDLGNANWSPFFHPSGEKVLFSSNFESERGFPFNLYLIDIDGKNLKRVTHSETFDAFPVFSNDGKYLVFSSNRNNGGGHDTNLFIAEWQD is encoded by the coding sequence ATGAACAGAATCATTGCAGTTTTAATTCTATTGGTTACGTTTTCATCTTGTAAAAATGACCGCTCTAAAACATCTGACGGAACCGTTGAAACAACATCGGGTGCTACTAAAAAATATGATTCTTTAATCTACCCTGAAGAAACTTATTTTAAGTCTATGAGACAAGTCACTTATGGTGGTGATAATGCTGAAGCCTATTGGAGTTTTGATGATAAACAATTGGTGTTTCAATCTAATAATGTTAAATGGGATGTGGAATGCGATCAAATGTTTATAATGGATGCTAACCAAACCTTTACAGATAGTATTGCTCCACCAATGGTCAGTACAGGAAAGGGAAGAACAACCTGTTCGTATTTTATGCCAGATAACAAGCATATTATTTATGCTTCTACACATCTCGGAGACGACGCTTGCCCTGATACACCAATGAAAAGAAACGGAAAGTACATTTGGCCAATCTATGATACCTACGATATTTTTGTAGCTGATTTAGAAGGTAATATTGTAAGCCAATTAACTAATGAAGTGGGTTATGATGCCGAACCAACTGTATCTCCAAAAGGTGATAAAATTGTATTTACTTCAACTAGAAGTGGTGATTTAGAATTATACACCATGAATTTGGATGGTTCTGATGTTAAACAAATTACTAATGAATTAGGTTATGATGGTGGAGCCTTCTTTTCACCAGATGGCAGTAAATTAATCTTTAGATCATCGCGTCCTAAAACAGAAGAAGAGATTAAAGAATATAAAGATTTATTGGCTGAAGGCTTAGTTCAACCAACGCAAATGGAATTGTATATCTGTAATGCAGATGGGTCTGATTTACGTCAATTAACCGATTTAGGTAATGCCAATTGGAGTCCGTTTTTTCACCCTTCTGGTGAGAAGGTATTATTCTCTTCTAATTTTGAATCTGAACGCGGTTTTCCTTTCAACTTATACTTAATTGATATTGATGGAAAGAATTTAAAACGTGTTACACATAGTGAAACGTTTGATGCATTTCCGGTATTCTCTAATGATGGAAAATATTTAGTGTTTTCTTCTAATAGAAATAATGGTGGAGGACATGATACTAATTTGTTTATTGCAGAATGGCAAGATTAG